TTCTAAAATAACGTTAGATTTGCATCGATTTCATGGTGTTTCTTTCAACTCACGTGGTCCAGGGTCTGTTTGGCCTGATGACCCTCGAATAGGTTGTGGATTTGGAACGCTATTGAAGTCCAAATATAAACCTAGGTCTGCATCCGCCTCCTGACCGTTGACCATTGGTACGTCTGAAACGATGGCAGAATCTCCTCCAGACACAGGAGATGGCTTTGCAGCTTCTCCTAGTAATGATTCATCGCCATAAAGTGATCCGGTGGCAGCAGTAACTGTGGGTACTGGTGCTGATATGCCACCGACAGCTACAGACTGTTCGCCATAACTCATCTGAGGTTTAGGGGCAGGAGCTGAAAGAACTAGTGGAAGAAGTCCAGCTGCCACAAATGGCCCGAGGAGGTGAGTTATTGGATGCATTGTGAGCGGATGTTTGATTGTTCTCTGTCTGCTCAgagggaagatgaagagCTATTCTCTGTActtatatactttttgaaaatgacaATGAGATCAACTTTGTCATGCACGGATTCTACAAGTGTCTACTAACACGAGCTATGGCTAAATTGTCAGTAACAATACAGTTAGCTAGTTCACAGGGTGCGTAGAAGCGTTAAGATCTGCACCAGTCAATTTCCGAATTCCCAATGAAGAGACCTGCAGAGAAGCATTTCGTATACACTCCAAGCACAAATGACGTTTGACTAATCAGATAATGGCGTTGAGGCGTGGATAAATTTACGCGTTTTTAGTTTACCAGTCGTTAGTTTACCAGTCGTGAAGATACCGCCAATTACCTTGGCAGCTACCAAGAAAGCATGACAGTACATGAATATCCAGAAGTTTTCATGTGAAATCCATAGGGGAAGTGGGAAATCCTCGAAAGGTTTATGTGCCGAACCGCCACTAGACGCAGTATAATGACGGTTGGTCCCTTAATTCCAGTATCAATGAATCATGAtcacatatatatagattttgtCCAAACACCCGACTAGAAGAACGCTTGGATGGCTTGCTCGCCCGTTCCCCACGAATGCCACAGGGGTACTAGGACTAAGAAAGTTAAGCTTTCAGTGCCGGGCTACCGCGGTGCCGATCAGTCAAAGTCCAAGACAGTTTGAAGCACGAAGATATAAACGATGAAGATCATCACTCGGTGATATCCCGTTAATCTcgggatgaggaagaaatgTTGTGTATACACTATATACGATATATGCGAGATGCAGTATACCTTACTGACCTCAATACCTTCCTACAATGGCAACAGCTTCGTAACGAGTACCCAACGAATACAATAACCAGGATTCGTGCAGGTACGAAAGCATAAAGAGAAGGAACCTGAGTACGTTGCTTAGAAAACGTGGAGAGTAATCGCCTGCAGGACTTGGCATCCTTGAGTCTGGTTGTTGGGTTCACAAGCTTCTATTTTGAGTAGAAAGAGTTCTTGGAAGAATCAGCCAAGCTACGCGGAGTACCAAATCGCAAACTACTTACTGGACTTTCGATGTGAAGGTCATTCACTCCTATGTTATCTCCAAGATGTATCGGTGTTGCCAATATTCATGGTACCAAGTGAGGATTACGCGTACCGAAGAGATTGCTGTATGTATCCTTTGAACCTATTCGTTAAGAAATCTACgattggaagaaagatggTGTAATTGATAGGagagttgttgaagaaattcgCGTATCATGCCAAGGATTCACCCACCTGATCAACGTGCCCATCAATTATATGCATGCACGATGCACAATGCTGGGATAACTTCACATTTACCCGTTTGGACAAACGACGTGATTCATGTTATGACGCCTACATCTATTCTTTGGCAATCGAATCGCAACAGACTGAACGTTACACCGCGACTACAAGATCACTTCCCAAATGTATTATGACGATTCAATGTAAGATGCATCCGAAATTTCAAGCTTCTTCCGAGCTTCAAATTCGGACAATACGAGATCTTTTTCTGACAAGAGTCTTACTGTGTTGAAATCCACAAAACTATCGTATTAACTTGAGGGTATCTTGCAATCCAATTCAACTCCAGTGGCCGAAATGAATCAGGCCTCCCCCAATAAACGCCATTACCAAATATTCATCAAAACATGCTTGGGACTTTCTCCAAAACTAGTCCAATACACTCCTAACTTCCTCCTCATAATTGGCAGCTTGGTCGAGTACTGGTGCAATACTAGAATTTTCACGTCCCCCCCAGTGCTTACGTCCCTGCAAATTTTTCGGTGTGTCTGGCTTGCCATTCTTCCTGCTCTCTACTTTGCGAATGGCATCTTCTAAGCCCCTAAATCCAATCGTATTAGTCCGTTGTCCTCATAATCCaaatctacctacctaggtcCCGATGCCTTGGTGACATAGCCTTGTCTTTCCAGCTCATCTGCCAACTCTACTTGATGATTATCGAGGAGTGAAGTATTGGGCACTACGATTAGGGGTACACCAATTCGGAGCGCATCCAGAATTGTTCCCGAACCTATAACATCTCAACATCAGTTACTTGCTCAATGTAACGTATCCGTTTAAGTGTCTACTAACCTGCGTGTGAAATCACTACCCCTTCTGAGCTCTCCCCTGTGCCATAAAAGCCTCCCCTTTTGCATTGTCGCATTTCGTGCCCTAGCCCGTTACGATCAAAATCGAACACTTCGATCTCAAGCTCAGACCCTTTCTCCGCTGGTATGTTGTTTTTCCAGTATTCGGCATCAGGCCCAGCTTGTACTCTTAGTTTCGTATACCCTTCCTTAGCTAGTGCCTGCAAAGTATGTGATGCGAACACTTCCTCGATGAGCTCTTTGAAAGTCGCAGTCGCGCCGACTGTGACAAAAGCGACTTTTGGCGGTGCACCACCTGGAGTCAACCCCATGGCTGAATGATGGGAATATCAATTAGCTAACGATTGAGCTCCCTGTCAAGTCTGGGTTTCTGCCAGTACTATGAGAAATAGTTCATTGGATCTTAGACATCTCTGTTCTAATGATGGCGATTTCCGGATTAACTGATTGGTCTGCTTCGGGACTTAGAGATTTTCCGAAGTACGATCTAGGTGGGATGATATCCCACTAATCTTTGATAGGTTAGGGTCAAATTGTTTATTTGGGGACGATTTCCATCTggagattcaagattcaaaagaatCAACCATAATCACCACAATGGCCACGGCCTTACAAAGTCTGCGTATAACAGCGCGATGCTGCTCATGCAGAAGTATTACCTCCAGATACACCAATAAGCCAATTGCTTCACGGAGGTTATTTTCAATCACATCAAGACAATATAAAATCGATCCGAAGTTTAAGGAACTCGAGGAGACCGAACCAGACGAGTATGAATTCATGGAAGAGATTGACGATTTATTCGAGAATGCTGGTGCTCGACATGCAAACAATCTACCATCCTATGGATTTGACGAGGgcgtgaagaagaagttgaagccCACCTTTCTAAACATGGGAGATCCAGAGCCGTTTGATGAGGACGACAGGGAGGATGACCACGATGATATCACAACTCTGGCGCATATGGAGTTGGAACAGGTTAGGGAAATTAGACATTACAATAGGTTAGCAGCGTGGGAAATGCCAATGTTAAGCAGTGAGTTTACTCTACATTTACTTGAAGGGACGAACCCGGAACAAGGATTTTTCTCTAACAAGTAACATATAGAATTGGCAAAACCATTCGTACCGCCTTCAGCCGAAACTCCTTTACGATTCAGATATACTTCATACATGGGCGAGCAACATCCAGCAGAGAAGAAAGTTGTTATGGAATTTTGTCCTGCAGATATGCCAGGACTAACAGAAGTCCAAACGGACAAACTGAGAAAATTAGTTGGGCCAAGACTCAATCCAGAAACGGATATTGTCAAAATGAGTTGTGAAATGTACCCATCACAGGCCCAAAACAAGAGATACCTTGGCGATATGGTGGATTCATTATTGGCAGAAGCAAAGGTATGGGTTAATCATACTGTTGAGATGCTCAGTAACTAATATGAACAGACTGGCGACACTTTCGAAGATATTCCATTAGATACACGCCATCACGTTTTCAAAGTGAAGCCGAGATTCCCTGTAGAATGGAGATTAACAGACGAGAGAAAGCAAGAACTGGCAGACTATCGCCAAAAGATGGTGGAGACAGACTTGAATCGAGAAAATATTGGTCAACTTGTGGACGGAGTTGAAACCATTCGACACAGACTGGCTAATCCAATAGCTAAAGAACCGGTTCCTGAAACTGTCGCGGCTGGGGGAAGAATAATCGCGAACAAGAAGGTTGGTGTCAAGAGGATAGTATAAAAGTTAGTGCAAAATATGTAAGATATTGTATGTACAAGTTAAGCCATCCAGATTGGAGTGGCTACTGTAGTTGGTTGACGTGTAGCGGATATAGCAAATGATACCAACGGTTTGACAGCCTCATACAGGCGTCGTCTGTAAATCGGGTCAAGCAGTTTGTATTTCCGACTCGGAGCAATTGTAAAATTGCAAGATGTGATATGTACGGAATTGGACTGTTTTCCGAATTGCACAGCACATGtgaaattgtaaatataGTTGTGAGACCTTATAATTGCCCCAACCCCGCCGATCTTTACGGCCGGATAAAGCAACCTGCCTCGGTTTAGATACCGAATGGGGAGGAGCACCAAGAGCTTTCAACTTTATAACAATCAGCCAGTTGGTCAACTTGCTTCTACTTCACAATTGCTCTTCATACCTTGGAATTAACTATAAATCTGGATTCTCgttaaatatttgaattcttcaGCAGTTCTTCAGCAGTTCTCCAACCGTTCTTCAATCAAGGGCGACCATAAAAATACTCTCGCAGGGTGCTTGGCCATAGAATAAACAATGTCGTCTATTAAGATAGCTCCATTCGAGCCTAGCTCTCTCGACTCTATTCCCACCACAGTTAAGCTTCTCCAAACCACCTTTCGGTCGCAAAAAACGAAACCAATCGAATACCGTTTGAAGCAACTTCGCAAGCTCTACTGGGCCATTGTCGACAATAGCGATGCTCTTATCGAAGCAGAGAAGAGCGATCTCGGAAAGCCTGCTTTCGAAACTGTTCTCACGGAAACAgaatggatgaagaatgatattatatttgtcTGCAAGAACTTaaagaaatggatgaagGACGAAGCTGCTCCAGACATGGCTCTCCAAAATACCCTATTCAGCCCTAGAATTCGCAAGGAGCCCTTGGGCACGGCTTTGGTCATTGGTGCATTCAATTTCCCAGTTCAACTGGCTCTGGGCCCATTTGTTGGAGCTATCGCTGCGGGATGTACAGCTGTGTTGAAGCCCTCTGAGCAGTCACCTAAGACTGCCAtggttttgaagaagattgttgaagaaagtcTCGATCCAGAGGCATACACAGTGGTCAATGGAGCTATTCCCGAGACGACAGCTTTGTTGAACGAGAAATGGGATAAGATCTTCTATACTGGAGGCGAAACAGTAGGAACCATTATTGCGAAGAAGGCTGCCGAAACTTTAACACCAGTTGCTTTGGAGCTTGGTGGTAGAAATCCAGCTATCATATCGAAGAATGCGGATCCTAATCTTGCGGCCAGAAGATTATTATGGGGTAAGATCCTTAATGCCGGGCAAGTTTGCATTGGCCAGAACTATGTCATGGTAGAAAGGGAAATCCTGGATGCTTTTATCGAGCAACTCAGAATTGCCTATAAAGACTTCTTTCCTAATGGCGCCAAAGCGAGTCCCGATTATGGCCGAATTGTCAACAACAGACAGTTTTTACGAATCAAAAAGATGCTTGATAACACAGGAGGAAAGATTCTAATCGGCGGGGAATTGGATGAAGCCGAAAATTTCATCGCGCCAACTGTGGTTTTGGTTGACAGTCCTAACGATTCAATGTTGGTGGATGAATCTTTCGGTCCATTGATTCCTATCCTACCAGTTGATAGTCTTGACGAAGCTATCAATATCGCTCACGATATTCACTCAACTCCATTGGGTTTCTATCCATTTggaacaaaagaagaaactgaCAAGAGTATGTATAACTTTCACTTTACATTTGGCCCGTTATTTGTGCATCTAAGAGAAGCCGTTTCTAGATGATGTCATTTTTCTTATaggatgaggatggtgaATAGGTCAGGGAGTTCGACGACAAATGACATGATATTCGACCCCATATACAGATAGTTCTGTGTTTGCAATCGATCTCATTCTTACCACTTCTGTCTATTGACGATATTCTtgaaaaacaatatcaaatggCAGACTTTCATAACTACTATACGCAACTCAACTATACTTTTAACGCACCTCACTAACATCTCAACCAGTGCTCGGCAGCATTACATCTGGCGGTGCTACCGTCAACGACTCTTTCTTCCACGGCTCAATACCAACTCTTGCTTTCGGAGGAGTAGGAACTAGTGGAACTGGCTGTTATCGAGGTGAACAATCCTTCCTCGCCTTCACCCATCGTCGCTCGGTTGCTACGACCCCTAGCTGGATCGAAAAAATGCTCAATGTTCGCTACCCACCATATACCGATGCCAAACTTGCCCAATTCCTCAAATCCAGTAGGCTGAAGCCAAATTTCGATAGGGAAGGCAATGAGGTTAGAGGATTGAACTATTGGTTGGGCATTGTGACAGGTCTTGGTGGTGAGGGGGTTAAGAGTGTGCTTGTTAGGTGGGCACTCCTCGCTTTCATTACTTATGGATCAAAGAAAgtttgggatttgaaatttggtaGCGGGCTGCCTTCTTACCTGaaataatttgattctttctACTTGAGAATCTTGGTTGATTGACACACGGGGAACGGAACGAGTGGTCACTTTGCTTTACTTTGTCTCCTCCTTTTAGCACATTCGTTTATGCTCAAGAGCCAGTAGCTtagcaatttcaatttcacatAATCATCTCACACTCAAACATAAACATCTTACTAACCCATGATTGGTCGCCTCAAAGATTGAACAAGTAATGtgatttccatcttcaatgtGAATGTTGCATATCGCAATCTCTTGGAGATTCTTGGTAATTACATTTGTTGTCGGGAAGATGCAGGTAGAAAAGACGAGCCAAGGAGCCTTACGAGAACTGAAGGGGACTAGAGGAGGAAAATTGAGGTTTTGTTGCGTATCGATATTTCTTGGGATCTaagatttttttctttgttttgcGTGGTGATGGCGTGGTGCCAAGGGGTTTTATCGCCAAGTTGTGGttttttttcctttgtcTGGACAGGGCGATTGTGTCTGTGTGTTTGACTCGCGTTGTGGGATTCATATTTATCTTCTTGGAATTAGATTGTGTTGTAAAATTTGatgtatttataaaattactATTCACTTAGATGAATGTCGGGTTGAGAATTTAACAACTTTTATGAAgttatccatccatcagtCTTAAGCTTATAAAcaccaccaaaatcaaaatgcagTACAAAGATACGAATCTGAAGCCAAGAGAAATCGGAACATCAATGCCAAGATCCATCATTGCGCAACGTATGCTTGCAGAACACGGATGGTTACGGATGCGGACGCGGATATCCGAGTCACACTAATGAAACCGCATTCGTGTCACCGCATAGAAAATCTCGGGCGAGTGGAATAGAGATAGGGATATTTAAGGAGATATGAGGAATCGGGAGGAATaggggaagagggagaagatgttttgttgcacgtcgAACGATAAGTAATGGGCTGGGCGAGAATATATCGTGAGTTTGAGGGGCGAAGATGAGGGTCAGTGTGCAGGGCGAGATCTTGAGGAGGAGTCTTGTCTTCCAAGCTGAAAAAATCCGGGAGGTTTGATGAGATGGTCTGGTTTTCTCTTCATGGGGTGACGTGTTTGTattgttgtttctttgtTGCTTCGTTCTAAATTTTGTCATTTATGGTGTGCATGGCATGTTGATAACGAGTTCTTGTTCAGGAAGTCCTGAGAGGAAATTGAGAACCGAGAAAGAGGGGGCGTCAAGTTCAAAAAATGGCattgaggatttgaaaaCAAGGGCATCAAAGGCTGATGAAAAACTGTCTATTGGATGATATCACTATTTAAAAACTTACTGAACAGAGAAGCCATGCTCCAAATTTGATTCGAAATCATTTCCTGGGGAGAAAGATGCTTGTTGATTTACTGAAGCCGTTTATTTTGGCGGAGAATGGCTTCTGATTCCAGTACGACTATGACCGAGGAAAAGCTTCCAAAGTCTTGAAGAAAATAGTAAGTTCTTGTGGATGCAATCTCTCTTCACTTGTCACCTGCTTTCTTGTATGAAGTCTTTGGGTAGATGAGCCCCGTCAGATTTAATTTGTCACAAAATCTAGATTTCTTTCAAAGGCCGAATGGCTCATCTCCGAACACATGGGACGATGAATGCTGCACGCAAgtttggatgaagatgagaaagttTCGTACCTTTCTATAGCGAGCTATTAAAGCTTGATCAACCCATTATAGGAATTCACTGGGCTGGAAGAATACGTAAACCAAGAGATCTTCCCtaaagagaattttgaggGTGGTTTCATAAAGTCAAATCAAGTAAGTATCTTGATCGATGCCTTTTTTACAGAAATGAATCTAGGAAGTTTAAACAATGGGTGACGACGGAAACGAGTTTGGAAGTGGTCATTCGGAAGAAGGTATCAATGCGGGGTTTTAGTGAATATCAACTTTAGCAATCGAGGGGTAATTGAACATGCTTCTATCCTTCTTCTAATTCCAATATTCTACCGTGTCCAACTACCGTCAATACTTCGAGTTTGTTTGGATCTGGATCGTTAGGCTGCATTGATGAGAATGTTCATCGAAGTCTCCAGGTTTTTATTGGTGTTTCACTGTACCTTGCCCTCTTCATATTTGATTGTTCTCCAAGTGCCTTGAGTTCTTTTGCGGTTCTCTACAGTCAAATCTATCCATTCATAGCTAGAGTTATTCAGGCAACTCTGCAATAACTATCCAAAAATGCCTGATGTACTTGGCGCAGGACTCCGGTGGCTTAGAGGGGAGAAAGGGAAATCCTCGAAGGGGCCTAGAGAATATTGCGTAGGGCCAGATGTGATCGAGAGCAGGTATGCATTTTGATTACGTTTGGAGTGATTTGCCTTTATGTCAATAATTGGAAAtcgataaatatatattgtcGGCTTCTTCCCTACCCATTTATACTATTCGCTGATAATTCATCTTCAGGAGGTTACATCAAATGGCTCGGAATATGGGATTGGAGAGCGACAGTGAAGAGGATCGTCTCAACGACCGTACTGTCAGGTTGGAAAGACAGCGTGAGAGTTTCAAACACCATCACCCTCCCGATAAATCTAGTCCAGATGGTCCGTCTAGAAGTGGTACAATGATTGATTATGGTAAGACGGGTGGATATCAAAGGTCAATATGGCTCAAGGAAGGAGACCATTCATCAGACTCAGATCGACTACCTAAGCATGAGTCCCCTCTGGTGACTATGAAAAATGCAAGGAATAGTTCTGATTATCCAAATACCAATCTGGGGCCGAGTAGAAAACCATGGGGTCAACAAAGTGATTATTCACAGTCAGCTCCAGACGACTATTCAATACCCTACAAGAGTTCTAGAAATTCGTATGTGGGAAGTCCAAGAGAAGCTGCTGAATTATCGACATTGGCCAGTTCCTCTGAACATGTACCTCGCGTAGATGAAAGTGCATTCGAGAGGGAAAATCGACGAGGGTCTTTACATTCCAATCAACGACCACCGTCGCCTCGTTTAAGATTTGACCCTGTTCGAGACGCTGCTGCACGAAACGATGTAATCTCTCGTCATCATTCAAACTATGAATCACCTGTCTCCTCCCAAATCATTCCTGCAAGAAAGCCTGTACCACAGTCCTATTCTCAGcatccatcaacaacaagaaagGAAGTCAGAGACTTGAATT
Above is a genomic segment from Botrytis cinerea B05.10 chromosome 4, complete sequence containing:
- the Bcalg13 gene encoding Bcalg13, which encodes MGLTPGGAPPKVAFVTVGATATFKELIEEVFASHTLQALAKEGYTKLRVQAGPDAEYWKNNIPAEKGSELEIEVFDFDRNGLGHEMRQCKRGGFYGTGESSEGVVISHAGSGTILDALRIGVPLIVVPNTSLLDNHQVELADELERQGYVTKASGPRGLEDAIRKVESRKNGKPDTPKNLQGRKHWGGRENSSIAPVLDQAANYEEEVRSVLD
- the Bcrsm24 gene encoding Bcrsm24, producing MATALQSLRITARCCSCRSITSRYTNKPIASRRLFSITSRQYKIDPKFKELEETEPDEYEFMEEIDDLFENAGARHANNLPSYGFDEGVKKKLKPTFLNMGDPEPFDEDDREDDHDDITTLAHMELEQVREIRHYNRLAAWEMPMLSKLAKPFVPPSAETPLRFRYTSYMGEQHPAEKKVVMEFCPADMPGLTEVQTDKLRKLVGPRLNPETDIVKMSCEMYPSQAQNKRYLGDMVDSLLAEAKTGDTFEDIPLDTRHHVFKVKPRFPVEWRLTDERKQELADYRQKMVETDLNRENIGQLVDGVETIRHRLANPIAKEPVPETVAAGGRIIANKKVGVKRIV
- the Bchfd1 gene encoding Bchfd1 encodes the protein MSSIKIAPFEPSSLDSIPTTVKLLQTTFRSQKTKPIEYRLKQLRKLYWAIVDNSDALIEAEKSDLGKPAFETVLTETEWMKNDIIFVCKNLKKWMKDEAAPDMALQNTLFSPRIRKEPLGTALVIGAFNFPVQLALGPFVGAIAAGCTAVLKPSEQSPKTAMVLKKIVEESLDPEAYTVVNGAIPETTALLNEKWDKIFYTGGETVGTIIAKKAAETLTPVALELGGRNPAIISKNADPNLAARRLLWGKILNAGQVCIGQNYVMVEREILDAFIEQLRIAYKDFFPNGAKASPDYGRIVNNRQFLRIKKMLDNTGGKILIGGELDEAENFIAPTVVLVDSPNDSMLVDESFGPLIPILPVDSLDEAINIAHDIHSTPLGFYPFGTKEETDKMLGSITSGGATVNDSFFHGSIPTLAFGGVGTSGTGCYRGEQSFLAFTHRRSVATTPSWIEKMLNVRYPPYTDAKLAQFLKSSRLKPNFDREGNEVRGLNYWLGIVTGLGGEGVKSVLVRWALLAFITYGSKKVWDLKFGSGLPSYLK